The following are from one region of the Myxocyprinus asiaticus isolate MX2 ecotype Aquarium Trade chromosome 2, UBuf_Myxa_2, whole genome shotgun sequence genome:
- the gmpr2 gene encoding GMP reductase 2: protein MPRIENDVKLDFKDVLLRPKRSTLKSRSEVDLMRSFTFRNSKGSYRGIPIVAANMDTVGTFEMALALHQFTLFTAIHKHYCVDDWKEFATKNPECLQSVAVSTGTGEGDFERLGAIVAAVPQIQYICVDVANGYSEHFVNFVKDVRQKFPTHTIIAGNVVTGEMVEELILAGADIIKVGIGPGSVCTTRKKTGVGYPQLSAVIECADAAHGLGGHIISDGGCTCPGDVSKAFGAGADFVMLGGMLAGHSESGGDIIEKNGKKYKLFYGMSSDTAMKKHAGGVAEYRASEGKTVEVPYKGPVEVTIRDVLGGVRSTCTYVGAGKLKELSRRTTFIRVTQQLNTVYGNDN from the exons ATGCCACGAATCGAAAATGACGTCAAACTTGACTTCAAGGACGTGCTGCTGCGTCCCAAACGAAGCACTCTGAAATCTCGCAGTGAG GTGGATCTCATGCGCAGTTTCACATTCAGAAACTCAAAGGGCAGTTATCGTGGAATTCCCATCGTAGCCGCCAACATGGACACTGTGGGGACTTTTGAAATGGCCTTAGCTTTACATCAG tTTACTCTCTTTACAGCCATCCATAAGCATTACTGTGTGGATGACTGGAAAGAGTTTGCTACAAAGAACCCCGAATGCTTACAG aGTGTAGCAGTCAGCACAGGAACAGGTGAAGGAGATTTTGAGAGACTGGGGGCCATTGTGGCTGCCGTACCTCAGATTCAGTACATATGTGTTGATGTAGCGAATGGTTATTCTGAACACTTTGTCAACTTTGTGAAAGATGTGAGGCAGAAGTTCCCCACTCACACTATCATA GCTGGCAATGTGGTCACAGGAGAGATGGTGGAAGAACTGATTCTTGCTGGTGCTGACATCATCAAAGTGGGCATTGGCCCAG GCTCTGTGTGTACCACTCGTAAGAAGACGGGTGTGGGTTATCCTCAGCTGAGTGCAGTCATTGAGTGTGCTGATGCCGCACATGGCCTGGGTGGACACATTATATCT GATGGTGGATGTACCTGCCCAGGTGATGTTTCCAAGGCATTTG GTGCGGGGGCTGACTTTGTAATGCTGGGAGGAATGCTCGCAGGTCATTCTGAGAGTGGGGGTGACATCATAGAGAAGAATGGCAAAAAGTATAAACTTTTCTATGGCATGAGCTCGGACACAGCCATGAAGAAGCACGCAGGAGGTGTAGCAGAGTACAG GGCGTCAGAGGGTAAGACGGTTGAAGTGCCTTACAAAGGGCCTGTGGAGGTGACAATTAGAGATGTGCTGGGAGGAGTTCGCTCCACCTGTACATATGTGGGCGCTGGCAAGCTGAAAGAGTTAAGTCGTCGTACCACCTTCATTAGGGTGACCCAACAGCTCAACACTGTGTATGGAAATGATAACTAA
- the LOC127454779 gene encoding NEDD8 produces MLIKVKTLTGKEIEIDIEPTDKVERIKERVEEKEGIPPQQQRLIYSGKQMNDEKTAADYKIQGGSVLHLVLALRGGQFHLQPNSIFQAI; encoded by the exons ATGCTAATTAAAGTCAAG aCACTCACTGGAAAAGAAATCGAGATTGACATCGAGCCCACAGACAAG GTGGAGAGAATAAAAGAGAGAGTGGAGGAGAAAGAGGGAATACCACCCCAGCAACAAAGACTCATTTACAGTGGAAAACAGAT GAACGATGAGAAAACAGCAGCAGACTACAAGATCCAGGGTGGCTCAGTGCTGCATCTGGTTCTTGCACTAAGAGGTGGGCAGTTCCACTTGCAGCCCAACAGCATCTTCCAAGCTATATAG
- the slc7a8a gene encoding solute carrier family 7 member 8a encodes MTDGPRQRGSAAPSINGDGAADSGKAAGESSVALKKEIGLVSACGIIVGNIIGSGIFVSPKGVLENASSVGLALIVWIITGVITAIGALCYAELGVTIPKSGGDYSYVKDIFGGLAGFLRLWIAVLVIYPTNQAVIALTFSNYVLQPLFPTCFPPENGLRILAAICLLLLTWVNCASVRWATRVQDIFTAGKLLALILIIIMGVVQICKGEYYWLEPANAFEPFQDYDVGLIALAFLQGSFAYGGWNFLNYVTEELVDPYVNLPRAIFISIPLVTFVYVFANIAYVTAMSPQELLASNAVAVTFGEKLLGVMSWIMPISVALSTFGGVNGSLFTSSRLFFAGAREGHLPSLLAMIHVKRCTPIPALLFTCISTLLMLCTSDMYTLINYVGFINYLFYGVTVAGQIVLRIKQPDIHRPIKISLVWPVIYLLFWAFLLIFSLYSEPVVCGIGLAIMLTGVPVYFLGVYWENKPQCFNTFVDKMTYLGQKFCVVVYPAEDKKKNEECEDEMELKEQSTPLSGEDVETQKSADC; translated from the exons ATGACGGATGGACCGAGACAAAGAGGGAGCGCAGCGCCGAGCATCAACGGGGATGGAGCGGCAGACTCGGGTAAAGCCGCTGGAGAGTCGTCGGTGGCGTTAAAGAAGGAGATTGGTCTCGTCAGTGCTTGCGGTATTATTGTTG GTAACATCATCGGCTCGGGAATATTTGTCAGTCCTAAGGGAGTGTTGGAAAATGCCAGTTCAGTGGGCCTGGCTCTCATTGTATGGATCATCACAGGCGTTATCACAGCAATCGGGGCACTCTGCTACGCTGAGCTGGGTGTTACTATCCCCAAATCTGGAGGCGACTATTCCTATGTCAAGGACATCTTTGGAGGGCTGGCAGG gTTCTTGCGGTTGTGGATTGCTGTTTTGGTGATCTACCCCACTAATCAGGCCGTCATTGCTCTCACCTTCTCCAACTACGTCCTGCAGCCTCTGTTTCCCACCTGCTTCCCCCCGGAGAATGGTCTACGCATACTCGCTGCCATCTGCTTGT tgctTCTGACATGGGTAAATTGTGCTAGTGTGCGGTGGGCAACACGAGTGCAGGATATCTTCACTGCAGGGAAACTCCTGGCCCTTATTCTCATCATCATCATGGGCGTTGTACAGATCTGCAAGG GCGAATATTACTGGTTAGAGCCAGCCAATGCCTTCGAGCCATTTCAAGACTATGATGTTGGTCTGATCGCTCTGGCATTTCTACAGGGCTCCTTTGCCTATGGTGGCTGGAACTTCCTCAATTATGTCACGGAGGAACTGGTCGACCCATATGT GAACCTCCCGCGTGCTATCTTCATCTCCATTCCCCTTGTGACCTTCGTTTACGTTTTTGCTAACATTGCCTACGTCACTGCCATGAGTCCTCAGGAGCTGCTGGCCTCCAATGCTGTCGCTGTG ACGTTTGGTGAGAAGCTGTTAGGAGTGATGTCATGGATTATGCCCATCTCTGTGGCCTTGTCCACATTTGGGGGGGTCAACGGCTCCCTCTTCACCTCCTCTCG GTTGTTTTTCGCGGGTGCTCGTGAAGGCCATCTCCCGAGCCTGCTGGCAATGATTCATGTGAAGCGCTGCaccccaattccagccttgctgttcact TGCATCTCGACTCTTCTGATGCTGTGCACCAGTGACATGTACACACTCATTAATTATGTGGGTTTCATCAACTACCTCTTTTATGGTGTCACTGTTGCTGGGCAGATTGTGCTGCGCATTAAACAACCAGACATTCATCGACCAATTAAA ATCAGCTTGGTGTGGCCGGTCATTTACTTGCTCTTCTGGGCCTTCCTGCTGATCTTCTCCCTGTACTCAGAGCCTGTAGTGTGTGGCATTGGTTTGGCCATCATGCTTACTGGCGTCCCTGTCTATTTCTTGGGGGTGTACTGGGAAAACAAGCCCCAATGTTTCAATACATTTGTTG ATAAGATGACATACCTGGGTCAGAAGTTCTGTGTTGTGGTTTACCCGGCGGAGGACAAGAAGAAAAATGAAGAGTGTGAAGATGAGATGGAGCTGAAGGAACAATCGACTCCACTGTCAGGAGAAGACGTAGAGACACAGAAATCAGCTGACTGCTAA